Proteins from one candidate division KSB1 bacterium genomic window:
- a CDS encoding thioredoxin family protein, whose product MNWLTTFNDAKDQSAKTRKPILLQFEMENCGGCKKLYAETYRDQQVQDEMQQWFVMLKLDLIKDREMRRDLAAYWTPSFYVLDHKGKSYYHFNGYLPPVDFRVMLRLGLAEAWIPRGRYDETVNALSQDVDSLSDSALVPTLLKQRAIADYIKTKDKNIFRGTMKDIRETYPDSLEAGMYFWQD is encoded by the coding sequence ATGAACTGGCTGACAACTTTTAACGACGCAAAAGACCAATCCGCAAAAACGCGGAAACCGATTCTTTTGCAGTTTGAAATGGAAAACTGCGGCGGTTGCAAAAAGTTGTATGCGGAAACCTATCGCGATCAACAGGTTCAGGACGAAATGCAACAATGGTTCGTCATGCTCAAGCTCGACCTGATCAAAGACCGGGAGATGCGCCGGGACCTCGCGGCCTACTGGACGCCGTCTTTTTATGTCCTGGATCACAAGGGGAAATCCTATTATCATTTCAACGGCTACCTGCCTCCGGTCGATTTCCGCGTCATGTTGCGGCTGGGCCTGGCGGAAGCCTGGATTCCCCGCGGCCGCTATGATGAGACGGTCAATGCGTTGAGTCAGGATGTGGATTCGCTGTCTGACTCGGCGTTAGTCCCGACGCTCCTAAAACAACGAGCCATTGCCGACTATATCAAAACCAAAGACAAAAATATCTTTCGAGGGACGATGAAGGATATACGCGAAACCTATCCGGACAGCCTCGAAGCCGGAATGTATTTCTGGCAGGATTAA
- a CDS encoding putative zinc-binding protein translates to MNANKKTILIACSGASNTGAYSDKVARKLMATGNAKMLCLARLAVDEKWAETQKKSCSQDARIVVLDGCPIDCAATILNERGIHNFEHVHTTDFGIVKGKTPVTEEKIDEIVEYLTTR, encoded by the coding sequence ATGAATGCTAATAAAAAAACAATATTGATTGCCTGTTCCGGCGCGTCCAACACCGGAGCGTACTCGGATAAAGTGGCTCGTAAATTAATGGCCACGGGCAATGCCAAAATGCTGTGCCTGGCGCGCTTAGCCGTGGATGAAAAATGGGCGGAAACGCAAAAAAAGAGCTGTTCGCAAGACGCCCGGATTGTCGTGCTTGACGGCTGTCCGATTGATTGTGCGGCAACAATTCTCAACGAACGCGGTATTCACAATTTCGAGCATGTGCATACCACGGATTTTGGGATTGTAAAGGGCAAAACGCCGGTGACCGAAGAAAAAATAGATGAAATTGTCGAGTATTTGACAACGCGGTAA
- a CDS encoding FAD-dependent oxidoreductase: MGGSDAGISAALRAKELDPSARVTMLVADQYPNFSICGLPFYISGEVNEWQALAHRSLDEIERQGISVLVEHGAARINTGAKTVTARAQNSGQILSFEYDKLIIATGAVSIQPDISGIGLPGIFFLRWMKDSFAFKKFLKTRRPQSITIIGAGYIGMEMADAMKHLGLAVNVVEFLPSVLTTLDLHLGEIVRSELEQHGVQVFTKTAITEITANKEKLIVKGQKGFLLTSDMVLVATGSRPQTVLAQTANMALGVKGAIKVNQKMETSIADIYAAGDCAETFHRLLGRNMYLPLGTTAHKQGRIAGENSVGGDRKYAGSLGTQSIKIFDRVAARTGLKDDEAQLEGFDPLTVDFETRDHQVYYPGAKKLHVRMTGDRKTHRLLGAQLVGAYGTEVSKRIDIVAAALYQNIKVEDLNNLDLSYTPPLSSPWDPVQMASQCWLQKVQEIA, translated from the coding sequence ATCGGCGGCAGCGATGCCGGCATTAGCGCCGCCCTGCGTGCAAAAGAACTCGATCCATCTGCCCGGGTCACGATGCTGGTGGCCGATCAATACCCGAATTTCAGCATTTGCGGTTTGCCGTTTTATATAAGCGGTGAGGTTAACGAGTGGCAGGCATTGGCGCATCGATCATTGGATGAAATAGAGCGCCAGGGTATCTCGGTGTTGGTAGAACATGGTGCAGCGCGCATAAACACTGGTGCGAAAACTGTGACCGCACGTGCGCAAAACAGCGGACAGATTTTATCATTCGAGTACGACAAGTTGATTATTGCCACCGGCGCTGTTTCCATTCAACCGGACATTTCCGGAATCGGTCTCCCCGGTATCTTTTTTTTACGCTGGATGAAAGACAGTTTTGCGTTCAAAAAATTTCTGAAAACTCGCCGTCCGCAATCTATTACGATAATCGGCGCCGGATACATAGGCATGGAAATGGCGGATGCCATGAAACATTTGGGCCTTGCGGTGAATGTGGTCGAATTCTTGCCTTCCGTATTGACGACACTCGATTTACACCTGGGAGAAATCGTGCGATCAGAACTGGAACAGCACGGTGTTCAGGTTTTTACAAAAACCGCGATCACGGAAATTACAGCAAACAAAGAAAAATTGATCGTCAAAGGACAAAAAGGGTTCTTGCTGACATCCGACATGGTGCTGGTCGCCACCGGAAGCCGTCCCCAAACAGTATTGGCACAAACCGCGAACATGGCCTTGGGCGTCAAAGGCGCTATCAAAGTGAATCAAAAAATGGAGACCAGCATCGCCGATATATATGCCGCCGGGGATTGCGCCGAAACGTTTCATCGGCTGTTAGGCAGGAACATGTACCTGCCTCTGGGCACCACGGCGCACAAGCAGGGACGCATTGCCGGCGAAAATTCAGTGGGTGGAGATCGTAAATATGCAGGGTCGTTGGGAACTCAAAGTATAAAGATTTTCGATAGAGTGGCCGCGCGAACCGGTCTTAAAGACGATGAAGCGCAACTCGAAGGCTTTGATCCTTTGACGGTTGATTTTGAGACCCGGGATCACCAGGTCTATTATCCCGGCGCAAAAAAGCTTCATGTCCGCATGACCGGAGACCGGAAAACCCATCGTCTGCTGGGCGCTCAACTTGTCGGCGCTTATGGGACGGAAGTGTCGAAACGGATTGATATTGTGGCAGCCGCCTTGTATCAAAATATAAAGGTTGAAGATTTAAACAATCTGGATTTAAGCTATACGCCGCCGCTTTCCAGTCCCTGGGATCCGGTGCAAATGGCGTCTCAGTGCTGGCTGCAAAAGGTACAGGAGATTGCATGA
- a CDS encoding flavodoxin family protein, whose translation MSSSRRHFIKAAGAAALVGTAAKNVYSAENEILIVGVACSPRKGKTTATSMQAALDAAQSVDAKITTEMIDLGGKDIAGWKPQADGQNVMDDFELILPSFKSPNLGGIIIGTPVYFRNMSSLCAAFLERLGALRKPTLQLANNAVGALSVGGYRNGGQELAVQQIQTAMLCHEAVIVGGKPGAFQGATLWNDGSDDITKDEFGMTSAKNLGKRVAEAALMLK comes from the coding sequence ATGTCATCAAGTCGAAGACATTTTATCAAAGCTGCCGGCGCCGCAGCGCTGGTCGGCACAGCAGCAAAGAATGTTTATTCCGCTGAAAACGAGATTTTAATTGTTGGCGTGGCGTGCAGCCCGCGCAAAGGGAAAACGACCGCCACTTCAATGCAGGCGGCGCTGGATGCCGCCCAAAGCGTTGATGCCAAAATAACTACTGAAATGATCGACCTGGGCGGCAAGGATATAGCCGGGTGGAAACCGCAGGCCGATGGACAAAACGTTATGGATGATTTTGAGTTGATTCTGCCGTCGTTTAAATCGCCGAATCTTGGCGGCATTATCATCGGCACACCGGTTTATTTCAGAAATATGAGTTCGCTGTGCGCGGCGTTTTTGGAGCGGCTGGGCGCGCTGCGAAAACCGACATTGCAACTGGCGAACAATGCCGTTGGCGCGCTGTCGGTGGGCGGTTACCGGAACGGAGGCCAGGAATTGGCGGTTCAGCAGATTCAAACGGCCATGCTCTGCCATGAAGCTGTAATCGTCGGCGGCAAACCAGGCGCGTTTCAAGGCGCCACCTTGTGGAACGACGGCAGTGATGACATTACCAAAGATGAATTCGGCATGACCAGCGCCAAAAATCTGGGCAAACGAGTTGCAGAGGCAGCGCTGATGTTAAAGTGA
- a CDS encoding metalloregulator ArsR/SmtB family transcription factor, with translation MKKSELFKALSDETRLRLLNLFIQSKKPLCVCELTDALSMPQYQVSRHLSLLKHQSFINSEKQGKWNYYFLVNENPVNSQLFVFLRSFLNDTQFEQDWQYLQKRLNLRENDLCTIGSVAAEELDNLLQKKNKC, from the coding sequence GTGAAAAAAAGCGAATTATTCAAGGCGTTGTCTGATGAAACCCGGCTGCGGCTGTTAAATCTTTTTATCCAGTCAAAAAAGCCGTTATGCGTATGTGAACTTACGGACGCCTTAAGCATGCCCCAGTACCAGGTTTCCAGACATCTGTCATTGCTGAAACATCAAAGTTTTATTAATAGTGAAAAACAGGGAAAGTGGAACTATTATTTTCTGGTTAACGAAAATCCCGTAAACAGCCAATTGTTTGTTTTTCTGCGCAGTTTTTTGAATGACACACAGTTTGAGCAGGACTGGCAGTATTTACAAAAACGATTGAACTTGCGGGAAAATGACCTTTGTACCATCGGTTCAGTGGCTGCTGAAGAATTGGACAATTTATTGCAGAAAAAAAATAAATGTTGA